In Vanessa atalanta chromosome 19, ilVanAtal1.2, whole genome shotgun sequence, one DNA window encodes the following:
- the LOC125071609 gene encoding uncharacterized protein LOC125071609 isoform X1 yields MNLAVNLEREDYNMAAAPASCMSAEHGCVMFDCLVHLWDWIDPPVTHTDFQMENKKNVTATQQPLTQQHLMAHHVHPDQIYSPQHSQLPAHLNNQSAQIQPNGVMHQLLQSQYHSNMNARSPLLENRHEMYGTGQNHDYARHYGANDNYNYAQSPPRLERTEIHVDQNVNHELQNIPKGYNAEVYQDYLKRNPPKESNQIYQNHQHTYRPNVNQYGSKPYLPYSNRIGPQSNTELLRRQYNEIQQMKMQQQMHYQNQAQMHQQQKFAERQLLLQQIHGVQPPPNLQNSIYSDSSYRDLYSSKNDFKDYSSPDIQKDIDMYAKNNEYKERDVPIRQYQETQWQSNQPDYRESERQNQLDQGKSKNQSQASEFNIQKNNPGVVSPMKSSESSTPSIKSPSLESRRSSSGTQALRSPTAQRIPSAPVTMAGLLYKQGSDGLKVWRKRWFVLSEYCLFYYKSQDEEKLLGSVLLPSYKVSACTADDKVMRKYAFKLEHANMRTYVLAALDQETMLKWVKALTMAALMQSPTEQQQKQNDRAAAKTEDGDEIAGPTYANAPPKPRRSNDGYNSPSPDMYDPNYDLLKKPASHYSQGTNHTRYQDTNYSTKQEIYTRTPLSPPTQMPYPTKRPYDMQNLSLPLTNTVSETLDKNHTPSMYKSNSQSPYFDSRKSQQQQAEDDKIESLYEKQPNYNPFLQDYGQKVEQKHKVDEVNQPPTDLNKISIYNESFSESRSDSKPLADSSVYGRELYGDLNNKITKPTTSMNDRLAERRTPDAYRRSTAMSSYNSEKIGDYEDIYAAYGNEKTYTKSPNPSRDAVSLSSNKSPQEQPFGYTQEKVFSGPSVLRRKKMQASGIQPPMPRPHSADFLEYESKNEALNKTMPARNTYDPPKQPQRPKSSLDINSYYDPSSDKYYSEESYAQKMRQSAQYLQQQGLGPKNIQIPLEKYASGLAEKQLHSPYAQTINNNYETEFNVNRNIRDNVSYNSKYSDLEGMNSNWTLKEKDLEKQKDYLNRSGSVMSDSSNVSGFVKDTNRYDPNIEGFIRSASARLPSSTERDGEKKVQQREESMKRLLEWKQRMLQSPLTRKSTPATISLARSLNQSRQSLRSDQYKPKSYKNASYNSYSSDDEEETPGTDLQNTRDMQAGRSHKANVTSPTLERLTSPHALSSTSLAECTFTNQTTTSVTENTYENIFCTISVPKIVTDIDSGDDEVNKCDFKSSEPEVLPSTSGLLENEIALSREAQVSDNEGYETHDSEAESEAHIEYTDNDLDEVLLASDNEVENFSESIELKVNTDMSNLVADEKNAKKSETPPVHPLGEDHYLPMSPRKMSTIEPAHKTILENISVFDQSMPLNYEDNPYVEMNVGFEEDDMQAYEIVCVNNGKAEPVYMELSNVISQIKSNEDLVKSNNISETASNFADTKDHTLKRSSKNQKEKLDSSEAEEEGSVDLSFRRFSISDNFRPASYYLGGSRSILERQDSLDSDIVPPPPVPSSSPPFDDLLDEELSKYILDKLDKSDISQDNSIIKMLTRENQKMSKIKKKTTSLMIYGSSTSIHDTISRGEKIRNSRASLTSENSKSIEVSSTFYNNSIVDQFNNSGNETDSLRSINQNKGSSRLSLESDVSSKFEASPSNHSDSIADLRHSHEEPNLENEIKRRPLSSDSIYELNESEHLIDNEYSNVNLDSYLQSLRATTSEYDNIVNYSPLNRISTNSSLTYESNSIRNNENVVVHHRSSSTPVSQNIASVSNEKRSSLETQSKWYNENGIAHTGSQSSNSSIGLPISPISFYRKEYNGDTIKKKNLNNNVLADKTKEFDNEKISLRPSFDTPGSSATTGFHSRESSTEHSAPYYYSDLSSQEHINVLPVSHFLKNTNIHRKLNNQRRRGSMQKKNEISHIHNPLRNNQVIMSDQQFDLAASARSVSVEFLSAVEKYPDIDLKNIYESSSSKTSKIPESMNLISSLSCKKSMNNKNYERISSPSRSMINQSSAQASTSMKVSSGSMSSHCSENSSNTVYYDAEAEAGAYENIMYHGEKHWDEDNLWRDNLRRVSHRHARSMDDLDAMPTESSLLDRSYVNSSAMNSIKRVKKTVLDKMKSNTTYVNCDIQAQAQRNRVGNTRKEINPQNELKNENDVYVSLVTDSEVCQEQTDDEGVYEQLTIESTENSLPQSNLVHESSNSGKKRRQFEIDRENLRQWDLMSSGLMKGELGRVRSAVVGMRASEHIGSYSMDNGTDNASNEGIL; encoded by the exons GATTGATCCACCGGTGACTCATACAGATTTTCAAAtggagaataaaaaaaatgtgacggCGACGCAACAACCTCTCACGCAGCAACACCTCATGGCACACCATGTTCACCCCGATCAAATATATTCGCCTCAACATTCACAGTTACCTGCGCATTTAAACAACCAGTCCGCGCAAATTCAACCTAATGGCGTCATGCACCAGCTATTGCAAAGTCAATATCATTCCAACATGAATGCACGATCGCCGCTCCTTGAAAACAGACACGAGATGTATGGAACTGGTCAAAATCACGACTACGCCAGACATTACGGAGCGAACGACAATTATAATTACGCACAGTCTCCTCCACGCCTCGAAAGAACGGAAATCCACGTAGACCAAAACGTAAACCATGAACTGCAAAATATTCCTAAAGGATATAATGCAGAAGTTTACCAAGATTACTTAAAACGAAACCCACCGAAAGAAAGTAACCAAATATATCAAAACCATCAACATACGTATAGGCCTAATGTTAATCAGTACGGATCAAAGCCGTATCTTCCATATTCAAATCGAATAGGACCACAGAGTAATACCGAATTGTTAAGGAGACAGTATAATGAAATACAGCAAATGAAAATGCAACAACAAATGCACTATCAAAATCAGGCACAGATGCATCAACAACAAAAATTTGCTGAGCGACAGTTACTACTACAACAAATTCATGGCGTTCAACCACCGCCGAATTtacaaaatagtatttattcagATAGTTCTTATAGAGATTTGTACAGTagtaaaaatgatttcaaagaTTATAGCAGTCCAGATATACAAAAAGATATCGATATGTACGCTAAGAACAACGAGTACAAGGAAAGAGACGTACCTATCAGGCAATATCAAGAAACACAATGGCAATCTAATCAGCCTGATTACCGGGAGTCAGAAAGGCAAAATCAACTGGACCAAGGCAAATCAAAAAATCAATCTCAAGCTTCCGAATTCAACATTCAAAAGAATAACCCGGGAGTGGTTTCCCCGATGAAATCAAGCGAATCCAGTACGCCTAGTATAAAATCTCCTTCTTTAGAAAGTCGACGGAGTAGTAGTGGTACTCAAGCATTACGATCTCCTACTGCGCAACGAATACCATCTGCTCCTGTAACTATGGCTGGACTATTATATAAGCAAGGATCCGATGGCCTTAAAGTTTGGCGGAAGAGATGGTTTGTTTTATCGGAATACTGCTTGTTCTATTATAAAA gTCAAGATGAAGAGAAACTCCTAGGATCTGTGCTTTTGCCATCTTACAAAGTATCAGCATGTACTGCAGACGATAAAGTGATGCGGAAGTATGCTTTTAAGTTGGAACACGCAAATATGCGGACGTATGTGTTAGCTGCATTAGACCAGGAAACTATGTTGAAGTGGGTTAAAGCGCTCACTATGGCGGCTCTTATGCAAAGTCCCAC TGAACAGCAGCAAAAACAAAATGACCGAGCAGCTGCGAAAACAGAG GACGGCGATGAAATAGCAGGCCCAACATATGCAAATGCTCCACCGAAACCGAGACGATCTAATGATGGATATAATTCACCTAGTCCTGATAT gtACGATCCAAATTACGATCTACTCAAAAAACCTGCATCACACTACAGTCAAGGCACCAATCATACTAGATACCAGGACACAAACTATAGCACTAAACAGGAGATTTACACACGTACCCCGCTATCACCGCCAACGCAAATGCCATATCCAACAAAACGGCCTTATGATATGCAGAATCTATCATTACCATTAACTAATACTGTTTCTGAAACACTAGATAAAAATCACACACCCTCCATGTACAAATCTAATTCACAATCCCCTTATTTCGATAGTAGGAAAAGTCAGCAACAACAGGCAGAAGATGATAAAATCGAGAGTCTATACGAAAAGCAACCAAACTACAATCCGTTTTTACAAGATTATGGACAGAAAGTTGAACAGAAACATAAAGTAGATGAAGTTAATCAGCCACctactgatttaaataaaatatccatttaTAATGAAAGTTTTTCTGAATCTCGGAGTGACTCAAAACCATTAGCCGATTCGAGTGTGTACGGAAGGGAATTATATGGCGATTTAAATAACAAGATAACCAAACCAACAACATCAATGAATGACCGATTAGCTGAGAGACGCACTCCAGATGCTTATAGAAGATCGACGGCGATGTCTTCATATAACTCTGAAAAGATCGGGGATTACGAAGACATTTATGCAGCCTATGGTAAcgaaaaaacatatacaaaatcACCAAATCCGTCACGTGATGCCGTTAGCCTATCTAGTAACAAATCTCCTCAAGAACAACCCTTTGGttat acgcaagaaaaagtttttagtgGACCCTCGGTTTTACGTAGGAAGAAGATGCAAGCAAGTGGCATTCAGCCACCGATGCCACGACCACATAGTGCCGATTTCCTAGAGTATGAATCAAAGAACGAGGCTCTCAACAAAACCATGCCGGCACGAAACACTTATGATCCACCGAAACAACCACAACGTCCTAAGTCTAGCCTTGACATCAATTCTTATTACGATCCTAGTtcagataaatattattcagagGAAAGTTATGCACAAAAAATGCGACAATCGGCACAATATTTACAACAGCAAGGCCTTGGACCAAAAAATATCCAAATCCCCCTAGAGAAATATGCAAGTGGACTTGCtgaaaaacaattacattctCCATATGctcaaactattaataataactacgaAACCGAGTTTAATGTTAACCGTAATATTCGTGATAATGTGAGTTACAATTCAAAGTACAGTGATCTAGAAGGAATGAATTCTAACTGGACTTTGAAGGAAAAAGATCTAGAAAAACAGAAAGATTATTTAAACAGAAGTGGAAGTGTAATGAGTGATAGTTCTAATGTCAGTGGTTTTGTTAAGGATACTAACAGATATGACCCGAATATAGAAGGATTTATAAGATCAGCAAGTGCCAGACTTCCTTCATCTACTGAAAGAGATGGTGAAAAGAAGGTACAACAG cGTGAGGAGTCGATGAAAAGACTTTTGGAATGGAAGCAAAGGATGTTGCAGTCTCCGCTTACTAGAAAGAGCACACCAGCTACCATTTCTCTAGCAAGATCTTTAAATCAAAGTAGACAATCATTGCGATCGGATCAATATAAGCCTAAGTCCTACAAAAATGCATCTTACAACAGTTATTCTTCAGACGATGAAG AAGAAACACCGGGCACTGATCTGCAAAATACGAGAGATATGCAGGCAGGAAGGTCCCATAAAGCTAATGTTACTAGCCCTACCTTAGAGCGGCTGACTTCTCCGCACGCGCTTAGTTCTACTTCACTTGCAGAATGTACTTTCACCAACCAAACCACAACATCCGTTACGGAAAACACATACGAGAATATTTTCTGCACAATTTCTGTCCCTAAAATAGTTACCGACATTGACAGCGGTGACGATGAGGTTAATAAATGTGACTTCAAAAGTAGTGAACCAGAAGTTTTACCATCAACATCTGGATTATTAGAAAACGAAATTGCATTGTCGCGTGAAGCACAAGTAAGTGATAATGAAGGCTATGAAACACATGACAGTGAAGCAGAATCAGAAGCTCATATTGAATATACAGACAATGATTTAGACGAAGTTTTGCTAGCATCCGATAATGAAGTTGAAAATTTCAGTGAAAGTATCGAATTGAAAGTAAATACAGATATGTCTAATCTAGTCGCAGAcgaaaaaaatgctaaaaaatcGGAAACACCTCCAGTGCATCCATTAGGTGAAGATCATTATTTGCCTATGAGCCCACGGAAAATGTCAACTATTGAACCTGCTCATAAAacgatattagaaaatattagcGTATTTGATCAAAGCATGCCTCTTAACTATGAAGATAATCCTTATGTTGAAATGAATGTAGGATTTGAAGAAGACGATATGCAAGCATATGAAATAGTTTGCGTCAATAATGGAAAAGCAGAGCCAGTTTATATGGAGCTAAGTAACGTGATATCACAAATAAAGTCTAATGAAGATTTAgtgaaatcaaataatatatccgAGACTGCATCTAATTTTGCTGATACTAAGGATCACACTTTAAAAAGAAgttcaaaaaatcaaaaagaaaaattagaCTCATCTGAAGCTGAAGAAGAAGGTTCAGTTGATTTATCTTTTCGTAGATTTAGTATCTCTGATAATTTTCGACCTGCTTCTTATTATCTTGGTGGCAGTAGATCAATATTGGAGAGACAAGATAGTTTGGATAGTGATATAGTACCGCCTCCTCCAGTACCGAGCTCTTCGCCTCCATTTGATGACTTATTGGACGAAGAACTGTCTAAATACATTTTAGATAAACTAGATAAATCTGATATTTCTCAGgataattctataattaaaatgttaacaagGGAAAATCAAAAaatgagtaaaattaaaaagaaaacgacATCTTTAATGATATATGGCAGTAGTACTTCAATACATGATACTATTTCAAGAGGTGAAAAAATTCGTAATAGCAGAGCAAGTCTAACTAGCGAAAATAGTAAATCTATCGAAGTTTCcagtactttttataataactcaATCGTggatcaatttaataatagtggCAACGAAACAGACTCTCTAAGaagtattaatcaaaataaaggaAGCTCAAGATTGTCTTTAGAATCAGATGTAAGTAGTAAATTTGAAGCATCACCATCAAATCACTCAGATTCAATAGCAGATCTGCGACATTCACACGAAGAACCGAATCtcgaaaatgaaattaaaagaagACCTCTTTCTAGTGATTCTATATATGAACTTAATGAGTCAGAACATCTCATTGACAACGAATATTCTAATGTTAATTTAGATTCCTATTTACAAAGTCTAAGAGCGACTACAAGTGAATATGATAACATAGTTAATTACTCGCCATTAAATAGAATAAGCACAAATAGTAGTTTAACATATGAAAGTAATtcaataagaaataatgaaaacgTCGTTGTTCATCACCGGTCTTCTAGTACACCGGTAAGCCAAAACATAGCCTCGGTTTCTAACGAGAAAAGAAGTAGTCTAGAAACTCAAAGTAAATGGTATAACGAAAATGGTATCGCACACACAGGTTCACAAAGTTCCAACAGCTCTATTGGATTACCAATTTCGCCTATTTCATTCTATCGAAAAGAATATAATGGtgatacaattaaaaagaaaaatttaaataataatgttttagctgataaaacaaaagaatttgataatgaaaaaatatctttaagacCTAGTTTTGATACTCCTGGTTCTTCAGCTACGACTGGATTTCATAGCAGAGAAAGCTCAACGGAACATAGTGCACCATACTATTATTCAGATCTTTCGTCTCAGGAACATATTAATGTCCTTCCTGTTTCACACTTTCTTAAAAATACGAATATCCATCGCAAGTTAAATAATCAAAGACGGAGGGGCTCCATGcagaaaaaaaacgaaatatcacACATACATAATCCGCTACGTAATAATCAAGTAATAATGTCTGATCAGCAATTTGATTTAGCGGCATCAGCAAGAAGTGTTTCAGTTGAATTTTTAAGTGCAGTTGAAAAATACCCagacattgatttaaaaaacatatatgaatCTTCAAGCAGCAAAACTTCAAAAATCCCAGAATCAATGAACCTTATTTCTAGTCTTAGTTGTAAAAAAAGtatgaacaataaaaattacgaaagaATTTCATCGCCAAGCCGGAGTATGATAAATCAAAGTAGTGCTCAAGCCAGTACTTCAATGAAAGTTTCATCGGGAAGTATGTCTTCTCATTGTAGCGAAAATTCATCTAACACTGTTTATTATGATGCCGAAGCAGAAGCAGGtgcttatgaaaatattatgtaccaTGGTGAAAAGCACTGGGATGAAGATAATCTGTGGCGAGACAATTTGAGACGAGTTTCTCATAGACATGCTCGATCTATGGATGATTTAGATGCAATGCCTACAGAAAGTTCATTATTAGATAGGTCTTATGTTAATTCTTCGGCAATGAATAGTATAAAACGTGTAAAGAAAACAGTTTtagataaaatgaaatcaaatacaaCTTATGTTAATTGTGACATCCAGGCTCAAGCTCAAAGAAATAGAGTAGGCAATACTCGTAAAGAAATAAATCCTCAGAACGAACTTAAGAATGAAAATGATGTTTATGTTAGTCTAGTAACAGATTCTGAAGTATGCCAGGAACAAACTGATGATGAGGGGGTATATGAACAGTTAACTATAGAATCAACTGAGAATTCACTTCCACAGAGTAACTTAGTACATGAATCATCTAATAGTGGTAAAAAAAGGCGTCAGTTCGAAATCGATAGAGAAAATCTTAGACAGTGGGATTTGATGTCTAGCGGTCTCATGAAAGGTGAATTAGGTCGCGTGCGGAGTGCAGTCGTAGGTATGCGTGCAAGTGAACATATAGGGAGTTATAGCATGGACAATGGAACTGACAATGCAAGCAATGAAGGTATCCTATAG